AGCTGCTCCTCGCCGCCGGTGTGAAGAACGCCGTCGTGGCCGACATCCACGGTGTCGTGCACTGCGACCGCGACGACCTGGTGGACGCCGCCACCGACTCGCCGCTGCGCTGGATCGCGGACAACACCAACCCCGAGGGCCTCACCGGCACCCTCAAGGAGGCCGTGCGCGGCGCCGACGTCTTCATCGGCGTCTCGGCTCCGAACGTCCTCGACGGCGACGACGTGGCCGCCATGGCGGACAACGCCATTGTGTTCGCGCTCGCGAACCCGGACCCCGAGGTCGACCCCGCGGTCGCCCGGCTGACGGCGGCCGTCGTGGCCACCGGCCGCTCCGACTTCCCGAACCAGATCAACAACGTGCTGGTCTTCCCGGGTGTCTTCCGCGGTCTCCTCGACGCCCAGTCCCGCACCGTCAACACCGAGATGATGCTGGCTGCCGCGACCGCCCTGGCGGACGTCGTCACCGAGGACGAGCTGAACCCGAACTACATCATCCCGAGCGTCTTCAACGACAAGGTCGCGGGCGCGGTCGCCGGGGCGGTCCGCGAGGCCGCGAAGGCGGCGGCCACGGCCTGAGCCCTTGCTGTGACGGTGGCCACGGCCCCGCGCCCTCGGCGCGTCGCGGGGCCGGAGGGCTTGCGCCGCCCTTTAGTGTGGCGGCCAAGCTCAGGCCTGCCGCGACGCCCCATGGGCGCTCGTGTGACTCCCAAGGGTGTTCGTGTGACTCCCCAGGGGTGCCGGATTGGCTTTCCCGCCGCAGGTGAGTGCAGGATGCGTTTCTGGGCGCGAGGGTCTGACGACGGACCCGGGTCCGCCTCAACGGCAAGAAGAACACGGGAGTAACAACATGAACCGCAGTGAGCTGGTGGCCGCCCTGGCCGACCGCGCCGAGGTGACCCGTAAGGACGCCGACGCCGTGCTGGCCGCGTTCGCCGAGGTCGTCGGCGACATCGTCGCCAAGGGCGACGAGAAGGTCACCATCCCCGGCTTCCTGACCTTCGAGCGCACCCACCGTGCCGCTCGCACCGCTCGTAACCCGCAGACCGGCGACCCGATCCAGATCCCGGCCGGCTACAGCGTGAAGGTCTCCGCGGGCAGCAAGCTCAAGGAAGCGGCCAAGGGCAAGTAACCTTGCCGGCTGTCTCGCACGGGATGGTGCGCGGCGCGTAGAACGCCTGATGGGGGCGGCACCTGGTCTTCCAGGTGCCGCCCCCATCGTCGTAGGGATTTCGGGTGCGGGTCCGGTGGGGGGGCTGGTCGCGCCCCACCGGACCCGCATATGTCACAGCCCCGCGCCCCTTACGGGGCGCGGGCCCCTAGCCCAGCGCCTTGCCCGGCAGCTCGACCTTCGCGCCGAGCTCCATGAGCTTCTCCATGAAGTTCTCGTAGCCGCGGTTGATCAGCTCGATGCCGTGGACCCGGGAGGTGCCCTGGGCCGCGAGGGCGGCGATGAGGTACGAGAAGCCGCCGCGCAGGTCGGGGATGACCAGGTCGGCGCCCTGGAGGCGGGTGGGGCCGGAGACGACCGCCGAGTGCAGGAAGTTGCGCTGGCCGAAGCGGCAGTGGGAGCCGCCGAGGCACTCGCGGTAGAGCTGGATGTGCGCACCCATCTGGTTCAGCGCCGAGGTGAACCCGAGCCGGGACTCGTAGACCGTCTCGTGGACGATCGAGAGGCCGGTGGCCTGCGTCAGCGCGACGACCAGGGGCTGCTGCCAGTCGGTCTGGAAGCCCGGGTGGACGTCCGTCTCCAGCGCGATCGACTTCAGCTGGCCGCCCGGGTGCCAGAAGCGGATGCCCTCGTCGTCGATCTCGAAGGCACCGCCCACCTTCCGGTAGGTGTTCAGGAACGTCATCATCGAGCGCTGCTGGGCGCCCCGGACATAGATGTCGCCTTCGGTCGCCAGCGCGGCGGACGCCCAGGAGGCGGCCTCCAGGCGGTCCGGGAGCGCCTTGTGGTTGTAGCCGCCGAGCGAGTCCACACCGGTGATGCGGATCGTGCGGTCGGTGTCCATCGCGATGATGGCGCCCATCTTCTGCAGGACGCAGATGAGGTCCTCGATCTCCGGCTCGATCGCCGCGTTCGAGAGTTCCGTCACGCCCTCCGCGAGGACGGCCGTGAGCAGCACCTGCTCGGTCGCGCCCACCGACGGGTACGGCAGCTGGATCTTGGTGCCCCGCAGCCGTCGCGGCGCCTCCAGGTACTGGCCGTCCTCCCGCTTCTCGATCTTCGCGCCGAACTGCCGCAGCACCTCGAAGTGGAAGTCGATCGGCCGGCCGCCGATGTCGCAGCCGCCGAGGCCGGGGATGAACGCGTGGCCGAGGCGGTGCAGGAGGGGGCCGCAGAAGAGGATCGGGATGCGCGACGAGCCCGCGTGGGCGTCGATGTCGGCGACGTTCGCGCTCTCCACGTTCGTCGGGTCCATCACCAGCTCGCCCGGCTCGTCGCCGGGGCGGACCGTTACGCCATGCAGCTGCAGCAGTCCGCGCACGACCCGTACGTCGCGGATGTCGGGCACGTTGCGCAGCCGGCTCGGACCGCTGCCGAGCAGCGCGGCGACCATGGCCTTGGGTACGAGGTTCTTCGCACCGCGGACACGGATCTCGCCACTGAGCGGGGTGCCGCCGTGTACAAGCAGTACGTCGTCAGAGCCGTTGACGGTCATGGATCTCGCGTTCCGTGGAGTTGGGCAGAGGCGTGTGCGGCGTGGGCGGACGGCCGACGGACCCGTTGTGCGGGGGCCGGCGCGGCGCGAGCCGGAGAGCTAGCGTAATCGCCGCCCACCCCCCTTCCGTAAGCCCAAGTGCTTCTCAGCCACGTCATGGATTCGCCACAACACGAACCGTTCACCACCGGCCACGGGGGGTCACCGCGCGGACCCGTGCGACCCCGGCGCCCGCCGGTCTCCCCTCACCGCCCCGCCGGAGCTGCCGCGGGCCGCTGGCCTGGATTCATGGCCGCGCGCACACCGCTAGGGGCATTGACTCCCCGTACGCGGGCGGGATGCGGGATCATGTCTGGCATGACCGAGGTGTCCTCGCTCACAGGGCGGCTGCTCGTGGCCACGCCCGCCCTGGCGGACCCGAACTTCGACCGCGCTGTCGTGCTGCTCCTCGACCACGACGAGAAGGGCTCGCTCGGCGTGGTCCTCAACCGGCCCACCCCGGTGGACGTCGGCGACATCCTGGAGGGCTGGGCGGATCTCGCCGGCGAACCCGGGGTGGTCTTCCAGGGCGGCCCGGTGCAACTGGACGCGGCGCTGGGGGTCGCGGTGATCCCCGGCGGCGGCTCCGTGGACCGGACCCCGCTCGGCTGGCGGCGCGTGCACGGCGCGATCGGCCTGGTCGACCTGGAGGCCCCGCCGGAGCTGCTGGCCTCCGCGCTCGGCTCGCTGCGCATCTTCGCCGGGTACGCGGGCTGGGGCCCCGGCCAGTTGGAGGACGAACTGGCCGAGGGCGCCTGGTACGTCGTCGAGTCCGAACCCGGCGACGTGTCCTCCCCCTGCCCGGAACGGCTCTGGCGCGAGGTCCTGCGCCGCCAGCGCAGCGAACTCGCGATGGTGGCCACGTACCCGGACGACCCTTCGCTCAACTGATGCGAGTGCGCTTCAGTACCCTTGGCGTCATGAGCACTCTTGAGCCCGAGCGCGGTACTGGTACGGGGACCCTCGTCGAGCCGACGCCGCAGACGTCGCACGGCGATGGTGACCACGAGCGCTTCGCCCACTATGTCCAGAAGGACAAGATCATGGCGAGCGCCCTCGACGGCACGCCCGTCGTGGCGTTGTGCGGGAAGGTGTGGGTCCCGGGCCGCGACCCGAAGAAGTACCCCGTGTGCCCCATGTGCAAGGAGATCTTCGAGTCCCTCGGCGCGGGCGGCGACGACCAGGGCGACGGCAAGAAGTAATCAGGGCGCGATCGGCTCGGGAGCGCTGTCGGCGGGTGCTCCCGAGCTTTGTCGCGCCCTTTGTACTGAACCTCGTTGCAGGGGACGCTTCTTCGGATCACAAGGTGGTTGAGACCTCTTGTGGTCATGTTCATGTACTCCATAGCCTCCGGTGTGTTGTGTAGAGCAGAACGCCCGTTGCAGAGAATGCAACGCTCCGCTCCCCCCTCCGGAGGATTCGCTCGATGAAGCTCGCCGCCCGACTCGCCGCGCCCCTAGCGGCACTGGCCCTCGCCGGGCTGACCGCCTGTGCCCCTCAGACCTCCGACAACTCCTCCTCCGGGGAGGACGAGAAGACCGGCACCCTGCGGGTGTGGCTCTTCCAGGAGGTGAGCAACGAGCCGAAGCAGAAGGTCGTCGACAAGGTGGTCGCCGCCTTCGAGAAGGCGCACGACGGCGCGAAGGTGAAGGTCGAGTACATCCCCGTCGAGACCCGCGCCCAGCGCATCAAGGCCGCCTTCAACGATCCCGAGAGCGCGCCCGACGTCATCGAGTACGGCAACACGGACACCGCCGGCTACGTGAAGGACGGCGGACTCGCCGACGTCACCACGGAGTTCAACGCCTGGTCCGAGGCCAAGGACTCCGACCCGACCGCCAAGACGTCCGTGACGGTCGACGGAAAGGTCTACGGGGCGCCGTTCTTCGTGGGCGTGCGCGCCCTGTACTACCGCACCGACGTCTTCGAGGAACTCGGCCTCGAACCCCCGAAGACCCTCGACGAGCTGGCCACCACCGCCAAGCGGATCCGCGCCGCCGAGCCGGACCTGTACGGGCTCGTCGTCGGCGGCGCCTACACCTACGGCGCCATGCCCTTCGTCTGGGCCAACGGCGGCGAGATCGCCGAGGGCAAGGGCGGCTCGTACGCCTCCACCATCGACAGCGCGGCCGCCCAAAAGGGCATCGAGGCCTACACCTCGCTGTTCGGCGACGACAACTGCCCGGCCGCCAAGTGCGCGAGCATGGGCGGCAACGACACGGTCACCGCGTTCGCCGCCGGCAAGGCGGGCATGGCGATCGGCGGTGACTTCAGTCACGCGGCGGTGGAGGCCGGCAAGGTCAAGGGCAAGTACGCGGTCGTGCCGCTGCCGGGGGTGAAGTCCGGCTCGGTGGCACCCGCGTTCGCGGGCGGCAACAAC
The DNA window shown above is from Streptomyces akebiae and carries:
- a CDS encoding HU family DNA-binding protein, with the translated sequence MNRSELVAALADRAEVTRKDADAVLAAFAEVVGDIVAKGDEKVTIPGFLTFERTHRAARTARNPQTGDPIQIPAGYSVKVSAGSKLKEAAKGK
- the murA gene encoding UDP-N-acetylglucosamine 1-carboxyvinyltransferase, encoding MTVNGSDDVLLVHGGTPLSGEIRVRGAKNLVPKAMVAALLGSGPSRLRNVPDIRDVRVVRGLLQLHGVTVRPGDEPGELVMDPTNVESANVADIDAHAGSSRIPILFCGPLLHRLGHAFIPGLGGCDIGGRPIDFHFEVLRQFGAKIEKREDGQYLEAPRRLRGTKIQLPYPSVGATEQVLLTAVLAEGVTELSNAAIEPEIEDLICVLQKMGAIIAMDTDRTIRITGVDSLGGYNHKALPDRLEAASWASAALATEGDIYVRGAQQRSMMTFLNTYRKVGGAFEIDDEGIRFWHPGGQLKSIALETDVHPGFQTDWQQPLVVALTQATGLSIVHETVYESRLGFTSALNQMGAHIQLYRECLGGSHCRFGQRNFLHSAVVSGPTRLQGADLVIPDLRGGFSYLIAALAAQGTSRVHGIELINRGYENFMEKLMELGAKVELPGKALG
- a CDS encoding YqgE/AlgH family protein, which produces MTEVSSLTGRLLVATPALADPNFDRAVVLLLDHDEKGSLGVVLNRPTPVDVGDILEGWADLAGEPGVVFQGGPVQLDAALGVAVIPGGGSVDRTPLGWRRVHGAIGLVDLEAPPELLASALGSLRIFAGYAGWGPGQLEDELAEGAWYVVESEPGDVSSPCPERLWREVLRRQRSELAMVATYPDDPSLN
- a CDS encoding DUF3039 domain-containing protein, with the translated sequence MSTLEPERGTGTGTLVEPTPQTSHGDGDHERFAHYVQKDKIMASALDGTPVVALCGKVWVPGRDPKKYPVCPMCKEIFESLGAGGDDQGDGKK
- a CDS encoding extracellular solute-binding protein; the encoded protein is MKLAARLAAPLAALALAGLTACAPQTSDNSSSGEDEKTGTLRVWLFQEVSNEPKQKVVDKVVAAFEKAHDGAKVKVEYIPVETRAQRIKAAFNDPESAPDVIEYGNTDTAGYVKDGGLADVTTEFNAWSEAKDSDPTAKTSVTVDGKVYGAPFFVGVRALYYRTDVFEELGLEPPKTLDELATTAKRIRAAEPDLYGLVVGGAYTYGAMPFVWANGGEIAEGKGGSYASTIDSAAAQKGIEAYTSLFGDDNCPAAKCASMGGNDTVTAFAAGKAGMAIGGDFSHAAVEAGKVKGKYAVVPLPGVKSGSVAPAFAGGNNIGVLKSTTHRTLAVDLMKRLASKETQGELFDAMGFLPTYTDVRAEAAEEEPFIEPFVKTLSSGTKFVPASPAWAQIDASLVLPTMFQEVVSGKKDVAEASKDAAKRMNDAFGSAG